Genomic segment of Lates calcarifer isolate ASB-BC8 unplaced genomic scaffold, TLL_Latcal_v3 _unitig_1832_quiver_1421, whole genome shotgun sequence:
CCAGGCAGCAGAGATCAAGACCAGATCTACTTTACACTCACGTAGGATGTACAGTTGTTGAATGGActtgtttttaatataaaaagcTTTCTGCtcagatgtgtgtgtagttCATTTTTTGAAGTACCCTCTGCTGAAAGACAGTGAGTGGGACAAAGTAGAAGCTAAAGTCTGCGCTAAGCCTAATCAGGTATCAGGTATTAGTCGCATTTTAGATGGTAACAatttaaattaaactgtttaCAGAAAGTAACACAATTTTATTGCAACACAATAATCAGAAGACTGAACATGTGACATTTACTTACAGCTCAGTTCTGAGGATGAGAGAGTGAGGTGGTGAGAGAGCaggaaaatgtgatgaaatgtaAACTTACGGCAGCTTCCTGAAGCTATTCAGTGGCCCCTAAAGTGAGGAACTAAAGTATGTTTATACATCAGAGAGACGGTAGAAAGTGAAGTGATAACAcctctgctgcagtttattgatttttcttGATTAGgataaaattcaaaatgaatattCGCCACGCTCtgttcttctgctgctgtttgtcaggtGAGGAATGATTACATGAACGTCTctttaaaagctgctgtgcacacattcatttttacatattttctcACACCTTCATTTGTTGATTAATCTGTGggttatattttattaaatcaatTCAATTGTATTGGTAATTTTGATTCAAGCTCATTGCAATTTCCCAGACGTGATGTATtagattgcttgttttgtgcaGCCAATGttctaaaaacaaaatcaatttaCTATGGCTGCAAATAACGgttatatttattattgattaatctgctgactACTTTCTTAATTAATCgcttggtctataaaatgtcatctcTTGAGGTGATGTTTTCATACAGCTTGTTTTATCTGATTAAATGTCCTAAATGTGGAAGATATTCGGTTTTATCTActcctcacattttagaagctggaaccaggTAATTTGGCATCTTATCTTAAACCACAACTGAAATAATGAATCAATTATTATTCCTGTTGACTGACTAATTACCTCTGATAAAGAGGTTATTTTTTTactcatgtgtgtttgttacacgaaaggattttgtttgttttgtaaaaagtATTGAACCAATTTTCACCAAACGTGTTGGAGAGATGGGGCATGAGTCAGGGAAGAAACCACTAAAGTTTAGTGcagatccttttttttttaaaatgtgattccTTTACATTGTGGAGGTGTGCACTGTACTCTGCGCCATTTAAGTTCATTACTCGACTCAtctattataaaaaaaaaagtgaaaaagcagcaaatcttcatgagtttaatttttgcattttgctcAGAGATTGGCTTAAATGAATAATTGGTTAATtagtaaaaatatttatttacctTTCATTAATGTTTTAACATGTGAGTATGTCTGTATGAATTAATCAAAGCTTTTACAGTTTACTTTTGAATATATGactttgtatgtatttttcttattctactgtcactgcagcaacaactcCATTACAATACATTCCATGTTTTATAAATGTTATAAATACAGAGCTCAGCTCTCCGGGGCCAGCCTGCATGTAAAGGAAACTGGTACTGATGTCTGGTTGTTCTCTTCTGCAGCACTGTGTGATGGTCTCGTCAACACACAACGAATGTTTATGAAAACTGAAGGACaaaatgttgtgtattttttccGGGTTAAAAATGCTGCAGACAGCAGAAAGTACTTCTGCAGGAATGACTGCGAAAAAGAAGACATCCTCATTGAGACACACGCCAACAGAGCTCAGAGTGGCAGATACACCATTAGATATAATGGTTTTCTGCACGTGATCATCAAAGAGCTGACTAAGTCTGACACAGGACGGTACAGATTTGGTGCAAGCAATTCTTCATCACTGGGTTCATACCAGGACTTTGAGGTCGAAGTTAGAGGTGAGTTTCTACTGAAAGTCATTAAAAGTACCTGCACCGTGTTTTATTCTCcaccaaaaactgaacaattaccacaaaacaaactacaaacCACTTCAGTGAACACCTCACTAACATACTATAAAGctaaactgaacattacaagCTTCACAAAGGCAGGTTTCGATGCTGCTCAGAAGTAACTTATTTTCATAATGCTCTCACAGTTTCACTTTACAAATATGTCCTGTGTATCCAGCATTGTTTGCCCATGAAGGATCAGTATACTTTCAAATGCACAGGTCAGATCATGAAACCCCTAAAACCCTGATACCCTTCACTGAACTCTTAAGGTGAGGAAAGAAGGCAGGGCTTTAACTTCTCTTTTAATCTGTTGTCCCATTCTTCACCTACTTCAAGGAGAGTTTGTCCCCACTTTTACAGTCCGTCACATCTCACTTCTGTCTTTGACAGCAGCCTTTTTGCACTAGTTTCAAGCATGGTCATCCAGAACAGCTATCAACACATTTGCCTTAAGACGTAGTCGGATAACATGTCATATGACGTGCTGTAGTTTGTTTCATCGCCCATTCCTAAAATTTACCCTAACATTGTCTCAGTGGAGTGGCCTGTCTAGcctaaaatatttgtttctgaTTGCGATGTAACATACATACGATGAACATGTGGTTCAAGTGGCCTTctacaaaaagcacaaaactgCAAGTAACCCTGGAAACCATGGTAACTAAACTGACTGCAACTGCTgccaaacacacagcagtttctttaaaatgaatgagtcACATTTTGCTCctaaaaagaggaaacacattttcatagcTGTTTTGCTCTAAGCAAAATTGCCTGTTTATTCTTGTTATTTATGAATGATGAAGCActtcctcttcactctcttCGTCACTTTTTCCTTTACATCAGTGGAAGAATATAGTAACTAAAACAAGACAAGTAAAGAGCTGTAGTTAGTGGACTCAACAGGACTTGAAACTTCAAGTAACAAGGAGTGGTCAGATTCAGAACTATTGTTTAACTATGTGGAGAATCTGTATATGATTACAGCATCTTTCAGATGATTACGACTGCATACCATGGCACGGTCTGTCCAAACAATGGGGATAACCCAAACAGGGTCATTACCTTGGATGCTGTTATAGTTGTGGTTTGGTCTTATCTTTGTAACTTTGTCAATCTGTCTATTCtgtgaattattttaaatttgtagtCAGCAAGTTAATTTGCAGTCACTATAACAAAAGCAGCTTTTACGCTTAGTCACTTTGTGGGTTTTAGGCAGATCATATAGCTGTAAGATAGAGAGAGACTGCCAAACAGTTTTGTTCACCTCAGCCTGGTAGTGCTGTTCTATTTTAATGAGAACGAGGCTCCACAGTTCGAGCATTTCACTGCATATGCAAACTGTAAAATTCTGTTCAGCAGGCTGACAGCAGGCCAAAGTTAAGCTTCAATGTTGTCTGGTTTGTGTCCTCTCTGCAAGCCGATGTCTCTCCTCAGCTAAGGATTGTTCAGGCAGTAAAAGAAGCATCACTATGACTGAGCATTTATGTAGTCCTCATGACTCCAATAGACTGGTATTTCTTCTTTCTAGTAAATCATGCCATGTCACTTTCAGGAGTTTCACTGCTCACATCGtcaagtgtcttgttttgtccaattaaCTGAGGAAAATCCAGAGATATTTGATATTTACTGTGATGTTAAGACAAGTAAATGCAGAAAactgtcacatttgagaagttgaAACCACgtttgcatttttgcttggaaaatgacagaaacagtaaaagaagtatttttcctgcatgcctAATTAACCTGCAGTCTGTTATAGATGCTGATCGTCCCTTTTCATTGTTCATCTATTCAACAGCACTGTGCGAAGGAGATGTCCTTTATGGAGAACGCAAGGTTTACAGCAGTGCCGAAGGAGGAAATGTCACAATTAGATGTTCCTTGAgtgcaaatacacaaaacaggaagttccTCTGTAGAGAGGAATGTAAAAAAACTCTCATTGAAACTACCACGGTCGGAGCAAAGAGTGGCAGATACAGCATTGAATATGAGAGCAGTTCATTCTTCAATGTGACCATCGCAGAGCTGAACAAGTCTGACTCAGGACTGTACCGATGCGGCGTGGCAAGTCAAGTGTCAAAAAATACATGCCAGGGGTTTGAGATCTCAGTTACAAGTGGTGAGTTTCAAATCAAAGTCATCAAAGTAACACCACAAGCTGCCATGagtacactcacacaaatattATACTTTGCAGTTATTTTGTTGACTTTGAAACATCAGTCCATCATGTTTAACAGGGTTGCTCAGTTGTTGCATTGGCATATGTCATCAGtttttgttcaatttttttctttgcctttgcCTGTAGAATCAGACAGAGGTCAAACtaacaaaacagagaatgtgAATGAAAGATTTGATTCGAGATTTACTTGTTGCAGAGCTTTAAGAACACTGGTACTTTATCAACTTGAATCTAAAATGGAACCGGCTATCAGAACTCATCCCTCAACCGGTTTAATAAAGCCTACTACTAtccagtccagttgcagttaattagcaaTGACAATGACCTttacctttgaccaccaaaatctagCCAACCCATCCTTGAGTCCACATGAACATACCAAATTTGAAGCAATCTCCTCAAGGCATTACTGAGATATTGCACTCACAACAATTGGACAGACGGATGGATGGACAATCCCAATCAATCAAAGTATCTGGCACACCCTATTGCAATCACACCAAACACCTTAGCTGCCACTGAACAACCTCCCACAGCAACCACAGCAACATTGCTTGCAACTTCCAACAATCATCCTGAATACACCAGGAACACATTAGCAAGAATCTGTAACATGTATTAcagatttaatgtatttaattctTCCCACTCTCATGTCTCTCATCCAGGTTACAGTTTgcctctggttgtttgtctgattgtgctgtttttcttggcCATTTCTCTACTGCTTCTATACAAATTGAAGATAAGAAGCTCTACTTGTGAGTTATTCCCATGTTGTCTGCTGTCAGTCATCAATAACTACAAattgagagcagagaaaaaaacctTTGTTGTACCTTGTGTTTCACAGCTTTGGACAGTGGGGAAACCTCAACTGGCAGAAACATGGAGGTAACTCTTTTTacacaacaaatcaaactgGTCAAACAGACATATATCTGGGTTCTTATAACTGTATTGCAGGTGTGCCATCATTTCTTGTCACCTTGGTAAAgttttcctgtcattttttccagtctgtcctcCACTACAATTCTGCCCCAGTCTCCACACTGGAAGACCCCGCCTATGACACCGTCAACCCTCCCTCTCCCTACGAAACCCTCAACGTACACCACACAGCTTGTGACCAGATGTACACCGCACTCAGCCAGCAAACAtaattcttcttcttgtgtgtatataaaacattttgaggTTATCTCCTTCTGTAATCTGATTCTTGATGTAAattgatgtcatttttttttactttctttttctgacTTACCTTTCATTCTGTCTatataaatttttttttgttattgctgATATTGGCATTTCTAAATTGGCActtgcattttaaatattttactgttatgCTTCGTACCCGCTGCAAATTTTGGATGCACATATTATATTAATCTGGGGGAGATTGTTGAGGGCACTTAAACCCCAATAGGGTTAAAGAGGAATTAGATTTGAAGCAATTTCCATAAGTCTAGTGGATTAACAGGATTTCTTtgagaaatactgaaaatgtatttcttggTTGGATGTGTTTAGGTGCATTTGGACTTGCAGATGAAATTAGGGTCATTCAGTAGTCTAAATAGTTAAGTTGAAAGAATGTAAAATTTAACTGTGTTGACAAATAAATGTTCAACCTTTTCTACCCACTGATGGGTTGAGATGTAAAAGTGTATTTGTTATAGAAAATTGTGAATTGTCTCACTTTGTATTTGTGGCTGtagaatatttttattgttatttttgcatCAACTAGCAATTACACTGAAGCTCACACTGGTCTGTGCATCGGTGTGAGCACATTCTCAAAGTAGGAATTAGTTTTTCCTttgtacaacaaaataaataaaaaaaagaaatctgtgttacatctgtgttactTTCAGCACATTTCTGTATTTGGTTGGGTTGTCGTGATGTGAAGTGTTGGCAAATTAATgaagatgtttatttattttgcttgtgTCTTAAACTACAGTACACTGAGCTCTCTTGGCCACTGCAGAATAACATTATTATCAGTATTGACGCCATTACTcctaaaaggtttttttttagctgaatTGAACTAATTGGCTGACAAATGTCCCCTGGAAACTCTCAAGACTCAGGAACAACCGTTACCTTGCATCACAACATCAAAAAGTTCTTTGTGTAGTTTCCCATTAAAAAGTGCTCTTTGGAGATTGTTAGGAAGCAGCAGTCATTCAACAGCTGTCCAATCTTTACATTTTAAGCTTTACAAGATAATACTGTGTCATCAGCATAGAGATAGAGGTATTAATACCCAAAATATGTTTCTGAGATTCACCGTTTCCTCCTGTGATGCATGTTCTGCTGAAACAGGATGCTAAGTTGACTCTAACAGGGAGGGATCATTGAGAAGTGAATACCAATGAGACATCAGTTAGGGAGACTATAGCACTTTTTACTCAATGGGAGATGGGGATGGCAAGAATCATTCAAAGAGCTATGATGTTTAATTGGTTTGAGGTTATTTCCAGCTGCAGACTCAGAGTGAGGTCATCATTTAGCCTGTGAACTGACAGGAAcccacagttttatttttaaagctttgCAAGTCTGTGAATGAGATATTGAGCAAGACCTCAGTTCTGAGAATGAGTGGGAGAGTGTGAGCAGCCGAAGGAGAAGGTTTAAGACTAATACAGAGGAAGTTAAAGTGAGGAACTCTATAAATTCCTTTTTACACCAGACAGATGAAGTGATAGAggctctgctgcagtttaatcAGGATGAATATCcaccatttcattttattctgcttCTTATCAGGTGAGGACTGTATACgtgatattttcatgtgtgaATTAGTTCTTATTTAGGTAAACAACCATTCTCTGTATCATATTTAAATTTATACTGCAACATGTCATTAATGTATAATGATTCAATCTCTAATGATTaaaatttaattattattattatcattcatCATGCAGTTTGCTATTGTATTTGATGATACACAGCTTAACTTAGGGCTGCAACTATTTATCAATATGTTTTCCGTCCATCTTATATTCTTACAAACGCGATCTCATTAACAATTTCAGATGTCTTGACTTGTCTGACATCagatcctcacatttaagaatcaaatattttgcatttttgttgtaaaaatgactaaaacatttattcagttatCAAAATGGTTGccaattaatttcagtttgattaagtaactgttgcagctctaattggAAGCCTAATTACTGCTACAATACTGCTAGTTCTTGCACTAAAAGCACTACTGCTTGGACTAGTATGTTCTACAGTCCACACTAtatcaaaatctaatcagtgttttttgtttcagcaggactgtctgatgaaaatgaacaaTCAACTCTTTATACAAAAATGGAAGGTGAAGATTTCAGACTTACACTAGACTTTAAGGTGCCTGAAGGACGTAGAAAATACTTCTGTCGGAACGACTGCAAAAAAGAAGACATCCTCATCGAAACAAGAGGGAACAGAGCTCAGGGCGGCAGATACATCATTAGACATGACGGTTATGTGCATGTAGTTATTACAGAGCTGACTCAGTCTGACACAGGATGGTACAAAGTTGGTGTGGGCCGTTCTTCTCTTCCGAACTCATACGGTTCATACCAGAAGTTTAAGCTCAAAGTCAGAGGTGAGTGTCTACTAAAGTCGTGAAATTTAACCTCTGTGTACACAGATCATTATGACACAATTCCAACAATATTAGCAACAATTCTACCATCAACCAAGCAGACATTTACCATCACCCTTACTTTCTAAtgccataaaaacattttatattctaTATCTATTAAATCTATGAGCCTTGCTGAAGGTTAGCATTTATTCCTCTTTTGTGCTGTAAAGTACATTTGTACATCGACAGCAAATCAAATATCAATTATGCCAAaagacagtgtttctgttaaaTAGTTTGTCCACCTTCCCTTATATTATGTATTCAATTTAAAAAGTAGCATTGGTCACTGCACTCTAAAATATTGATatcagcctttttaaaaatccagaaTCAGACTGCAGTCTACATCAGTCATCATCATTCATCTTTTCCACAGATCTGTGTGATGGAGGTGTCGTCTCTGGCGAGCCTAAAGTCTACAGCACCACTGAAGGAGGAAATGTCACAGTCAGATGCAGCTTGTTTTTACAtccacgaaacaggaagttccTTTGCAGGGAGGAGTGTAATAAATTTCTCTTTGACACCAATGATGTGACAGCTACGGGTGACCGATACAAGATCGAGTATGAGAGCAACACACTGTTTAATGTGACCATCACAGAGCTCACCAAGTCTGACTCAGGACGGTACAGGTGCGGTGTAGGAAGAAACTACGCAAAAAACACGTGCCAAGAGTTC
This window contains:
- the LOC127139604 gene encoding polymeric immunoglobulin receptor-like encodes the protein MEGEDFRLTLDFKVPEGRRKYFCRNDCKKEDILIETRGNRAQGGRYIIRHDGYVHVVITELTQSDTGWYKVGVGRSSLPNSYGSYQKFKLKVRDLCDGGVVSGEPKVYSTTEGGNVTVRCSLFLHPRNRKFLCREECNKFLFDTNDVTATGDRYKIEYESNTLFNVTITELTKSDSGRYRCGVGRNYAKNTCQEFEITVTDGELLMDVMKMFLHISEGLMFLTIC
- the LOC108890930 gene encoding uncharacterized protein LOC108890930 isoform X2, with translation MNIRHALFFCCCLSALCDGLVNTQRMFMKTEGQNVVYFFRVKNAADSRKYFCRNDCEKEDILIETHANRAQSGRYTIRYNGFLHVIIKELTKSDTGRYRFGASNSSSLGSYQDFEVEVRALCEGDVLYGERKVYSSAEGGNVTIRCSLSANTQNRKFLCREECKKTLIETTTVGAKSGRYSIEYESSSFFNVTIAELNKSDSGLYRCGVASQVSKNTCQGFEISVTSALDSGETSTGRNMESVLHYNSAPVSTLEDPAYDTVNPPSPYETLNVHHTACDQMYTALSQQT
- the LOC108890930 gene encoding uncharacterized protein LOC108890930 isoform X1; amino-acid sequence: MNIRHALFFCCCLSALCDGLVNTQRMFMKTEGQNVVYFFRVKNAADSRKYFCRNDCEKEDILIETHANRAQSGRYTIRYNGFLHVIIKELTKSDTGRYRFGASNSSSLGSYQDFEVEVRALCEGDVLYGERKVYSSAEGGNVTIRCSLSANTQNRKFLCREECKKTLIETTTVGAKSGRYSIEYESSSFFNVTIAELNKSDSGLYRCGVASQVSKNTCQGFEISVTSGYSLPLVVCLIVLFFLAISLLLLYKLKIRSSTSLDSGETSTGRNMESVLHYNSAPVSTLEDPAYDTVNPPSPYETLNVHHTACDQMYTALSQQT